The following is a genomic window from Lysinibacillus sp. G4S2.
TGTAAGAAAACAGATTTACGATTACACATACTTTTCCCTAGATCCCAATATGGGAAAACTGATCGTTAATGGCGAAAGAATAGAGTGTCCTACTCAGGAGATGAAACTTTTGCTATATTTTTGCGAGCATCCCAACCGAATTTTAAGTAAACTTCAAATTTATAAGGATGTATGGGGTGAAATATATGGTGGAGATAGCACAGTGATGGTACATGTACGACGTTTACGTGAAAAAATAGAAAAAGATCCTAGTAGACCTAAATGGATAAAAACCGTTCGAGGATTAGGCTATATTTTTGAAGTAGACACTAAAGAGGACTTATTGTGAAATTAAAAAATCGTATTGCCTATTATTTCATATCACGCCTTTTCTGGTTAATGCTTACTTGGAGCTTACTCATTGTAATAACCATTATTCTTTTCAGTTTCTTTCTTGGACATAACAAAACAGAAAGCACACAACTGTTGATTAACAATGTTGTGGAACATACGAGTGTCGTAGATCAAAAACTTTCAGTCAGTTCTAAGGTTAAAGATGCTTTATTGAAAAAAAAATTGTGGATGCAAATATTGGATGAAAATGGCGATGAGATATTTTCCTTTAACAAACCTCAAAATATAAAAGAACATTATACTCCAGGAGAACTAGTTTCTGATTACCTGTATCCCGATAAAAAAGGATATCAGCTGTCTACATGGTATAAAACTATTGAAAACCAGAATCTCACATGGGTTTTAGGAAAGCCGATGTCAAATAATAATCCGTTTTTCTATTGGGTAAATAATCTATGGATACTTTCAATCATAATACTTGGAATATTGCTTGCTTTATTTTTTGGAAGACAACTTGGTGCTCCTTTACTACATATTGTATCTTGGATTGAAAATCTATCGAATAATAAATATGAAGAGCCTTTTTCTATATGGAAGTTTAATCAAAAAAAACGGTGGAGAAATAAAACTAAATATAGAACGTATGAAGAATTGACGCAGGCTCTATCTAACCTTACATCAACTCTTCAAAGAAATTCAGAAGACCAAAAGTTATTAGAAAAGACTAGGGAAGAGTGGCTGACAGGAGTCTCGCATGATCTTAAAACCCCATTGTCTGTTATAAAGGGTTATACTGTTCTATTATCTTCACGTGAATATAAATGGGAACAAGATAAGATACGTCAATTTTCCGAAATTATGGAGAATCGTGTAGCGTATATGGAACGATTAATTGAAGACTTTAACTTAACATTTCAATTAAAAAATGAAGCAATCCCGATACAATTAGAACAAAATAATCTTGGACATATTCTTCAAGATGTTTTAGAACAACTGTATGGATTGCCTGAATCGAAAAATAAGATGTTTTCATTTGAATCAAGTAAGGAACAAATAGTCTTTAATATGGATGTAAGATACATGAAACGTGCATTTGAAAATTTAATTGCTAACTGCATTAAGCATAATCCTCCTGAAACGAACATTAAAATTTCCCTTCATGAAGATCTGTCACAAATTCGAGTTTTAATTGAAGATGATGGAGTCGGTATGGATCAAGAAACGATTGAACACTTATTTGATCGATATTACCGTGGAACTAGTGCATCTTCTAACAACCAAGGAACAGGGTTAGGGATGGCAATTGCAAGACAAATTATTATAGCTCATGGGGGAGATATTGACATAAAGAGTACACCGCAATTAGGAACTCAGTATAATATTACTTTCCCGATTGAAGTATAGATTTTAATCATTGTATGGGTAGAGACGATTAGTTATTTTGCTTTTGGAGAATATACGGAATTGCAAGCAAAACCACTTATTAAAACTTAGTAAGTGGTTATGCTTGTTGTTGGATTTTTTGCAGACAATATGGCAGAATTAATACGTCTGAACGTGATCTAATCACTAAAGGCATAAGCATCTTACGTTTTATTATGTATTGAGATCAGTATGCCATATTCCACCAGGGACACTATAAACTAGTTTTTAAATACTAAAGTTTAGACGTTAACATATTGGAGGTAGAAAAATTGAGCACAAGGAGATCAGTTGGGTTAGAGTTGCGCACATTGTCCCTTTTGATGAGAAGACAATTGGATCAAGCCGCATGCACTACTCTAACAGAAAGGGATAACCTTACTGCAATGCACGGTTGGACTATTAGTTATCTTTATAAAAACCAAGATAAAGATGTGTTTCAAAAGGATTTTGAAAGAGCATTTTCTATTCGCAAATCAACAGCGTCTAGAATACTAAAATCCATGGAAAGTAATGGTTTGATTACAAGGCATTCTGTTCCCTACGATTCAAGACTTAAAAAAATTGTCTTAACAGAAGATGCGCTGAAAATACATGACAGTATCATGATTCGTAGAGCGATGCTTGAACAAAAATTACTAACAGGTATCCCAGAAGAGAAACTTGAAGTTTTTTTTGAAGTGATGGATGCCATGAAAGAGAATATTGAATCATGAAGAAGTTGTATTTTTTATATAGTTAGCACGCTAACTATAATGAGGGGGAAGGCAAATATGTTGAAAATATTTAAATACTTAAAACCAAAAGAATGGACGCTTATTGTAGCCAGTATTGTGTTCATTGTTGGGCAAGTATGGTTGGATTTGAAGTTGCCGGATTATATGTCTAAAATTACGACCCTTGTACAAACAGAGGGCAGTGAAACGAGCGACATATGGGCAGCTGGAGGGAAGATGCTGTTATGTGCCCTTGGCAGTATGATATTGGCGGTCATTGTTGGCTATTTTGCGGCAAGGGTAGCAACATCTCTTTCTAAGGAATTGCGAAAAGGAGTATTTGACAAAACATTATCTTTCTCTATGGAGGAAATTAACGGTTTTTCAATCGCAAGTCTTATTACCCGTTCTACTAATGATATAACGCAAATACAGCAAACTGTTGCAATGGGTCTTCAAGTTATGATTAAGGCTCCAATCCTTGCAGTATGGGCTATTTTGAAGATTATGGGGAAAAGTTGGGAGTGGTCTGCGGCAACAGGAGTAGCTGTCCTTGTTTTACTTATTTTGATAGGTAACCTGATCATCTTTGTGTTACCGAAATTTAAAATCGTTCAAAAACTAACGGATAATCTTAACCGAGTAACAAGAGAAAATTTAACTGGTATTCGTGTTGTTCATGCGTATAATGCACAAGCGTATCAGGAAGAAAAATTCGATAAAGTCAATAACTCTTTAACGGATACAAACCTTTTCGTGAATCGACTTATGGCCCTTATGCAGCCGGGGATGGGTCTGATTATGTCAGGTTTAACTCTTTCTATCTACTGGATTGGCGCTCATTTGATTAATAATGCAGGCGGTATGGATCGAATCGGTTTGTTCAGTGATATGGTCGTATTTTCAGCTTATGCTATGCAGGTGGTTATGGCATTTATGCTTTTATCAATGACGTTCATTTTACTGCCGAGAGCATCAGTATCTGCAGCCCGAATTAATGAAGTACTAGATACACCTCAAACAATTATTGATGGAGAAATGCAATCGTCACCTAAAGGAATCGAGGGTGAAATCGAACTGCGTAATGTTAGCTTTAAATATCCTAATGCAGAGGACTATGTTTTAAAAGATATTAGCTTTACAGCACATAAAGGCGAAACTGTCGCTTTTATCGGTTCTACTGGTAGTGGTAAAAGTACGCTTATTAATTTAATCCCAAGATTTTATGATGTGACTGAGGGAGAGGTATTAGTCGACGGCATTAATGTGAAAGAATATGCACAGGAAGCTCTTCACAATAAGATTGGCTATGTTTCTCAAAAGGTCGTACTATTTTCAGGTACAGTAAAATCTAATGTTGCCTACGGTGGTAACGGCCAGACCCCATCAACAGATGAAGAGATCAAAAAAGCGGTGGAAATTGCTCAAGGGAAAGAATTTGTAGAGAAAATGGATGACGAATATGATGCAGCTATTGCCCAAGGCGGTACAAATCTTTCGGGGGGACAAAAACAACGTCTTTCTATTGCTAGAGCAGTGAATCGAAATCCAGAAATCTTTATTTTTGATGACTCGTTCTCGGCCTTAGATTATAAAACAGACCGTCAACTTCGTTCTACCTTGAAAAAAGAAACGAAAGGCGCAACTTCTTTGATTGTGGCACAACGAATTGGAACGATTAAAGATGCTGATAAAATCATTGTTCTTGATGAAGGTAGCATCGTTGGTATGGGAAAACATAGTGAATTATTGAAAACGTGTAAGACATATCAGGAAATTGCCTATTCACAACTATCGAAGGAGGAGCTGGAAAATGAGTAATATACAAACAAATAAGCCCAGAAAAGGTCCCGGTGCTTCAGGTCATATGGCAGCTCCTGGAGAAAAGCCAAAGAATTTTAAAAAGCCTTGGGGAAAGTTGATTGCTTATTGTAAACCTTATTTACCAGCGATTATCTTTGCCCTTGTATTGGCAGTTGTAGGAACAATTTTCACGATCATTGGGCCCAATAAGCTTAGTGAGATCACCGATTTGATAACAGAAGGCATTACTGGTGAGATTGATATTGCGGCTATAGGGAAAATTGGTATGCTCCTTGCTATTTTGTATGGATTGAGCTTTATTTTCAATTACATTCAGGCCTTTATTATGGCTACAATTACGCAGCGAGTTTCCAAAAGTTTACGTACAGATATTTCGAAAAAAATCGATAAATTACCGTTGAAATACTTTGACTCAACAACGTATGGAGATGTGTTAAGTCGTGTCACGAATGATGTGGATATGATTGGACAGTCTCTAAACCAAAGTATTGGTTCGCTAGTAACAGCGGTCGTTATGTTCTTTGGGTCTTTGATTATGATGTTCACTATTAATGTGACGATGACACTTTCTGCCGTTGCTGCAACTTTTGTTGGGTTTGTATTAATGACCTTTATTATTTCCAAATCCCGCAAATACTTCACACGCCAACAGCAAGACCTTGGTAGAATGAACGGCCATATTGAAGAGATCTATTCAGGGCATGATGTCATGAAAGTTTATAACGGTGAAAAAGCAGCAAAGCAAGAATTTAATGAAATCAATGAAAGTCTTTTTAGTAGCGCTTGGCGAGCACAGTTTATGTCGGGGATGATGATGCCTCTCATGATCTTTATTGGAAATTTAGGCTATGTTGTTGTGTGTGTCGTAGGGGCTGCACTAACAATGAACGGTTCCATTACATTTGGTGTGATTGTTTCATTTATGGTTTATATCCGCTTATTTACGCAGCCATTATCACAGTTAGCACAAGCAGCTACAAGCTTGCAGGCAACTGCTGCAGCAAGTGAACGTGTATTTGAATTCTTAAGTGAAGCGGAACTTGAAGACGAAAGTGATAAGAAAGCCATTTTAGAAGCCAAAGATGTCGAAGGTAATGTGGAATTTAAAAACGTTAAGTTCGGCTATACGAAAGAGAAACTTATTATTAAAGATTTCTCTGCTCATATAAAAGCAGGTCAGAAAGTTGCTATTGTCGGACCTACTGGGGCAGGGAAAACAACACTTGTGAACCTTCTTATGCGTTTCTATGAAGTAGATAGCGGGGAAATCATGATTGGAGACGTGCCGACTAAGTCGATTTCTCGTAAAAATGTTCACGACTTATTTTGTATGGTGCTACAAGACACTTGGCTATTTGAAGGTACCGTTAAGGAAAATATCGTGTATAACAAAGAGAATGTAACGGATGAAGAAGTAATTGCAGCTTGTAAGGCTGTAGGTCTGCATCACTTTATTAGAACTTTGCCAAAAGGTTATGACACGATTTTAAACGATAAAACTAGTTTATCTGTTGGGCAAAAACAGCTTATTACCATTGCAAGAGCGATGGTTAAAAAAGCGCCATTGCTTATTTTAGATGAAGCTACTAGTTCCGTTGACACACGTACTGAAGCACTTATTCAAGAAGCAATGGATAAATTGATGGTGGGAAAAACATCATTTGTTATTGCACATAGACTTTCAACGATTAAAAACGCCGATTTGATTTTAGTGATGAAAGACGGAGATGTTATTGAAAGTGGTAATCATGAAGAACTGATTGCAGAAAAAGGATTCTATGCGGATCTTTATAATAGTCAGTTTGAAAATGCTTCTTAAAAATGAATGCCCATATACACTCGCTTTCGGCTACTAGGGTAGAGTGTAGCTTTGTAAAAAAGATTGATCGTTTAAAATAAAGATTTAAAAAATCACCTCGTTAGTTTTTCTAGAGGTGATTTTTTTTGTTGGATATTTATGTTAAAATCGATTTGGAGATTGGGAAGAGTAGTTGAGAGTGTTGTTAACAATAAACAAAGTAATATAGTTTTTTCCATTATTAGTATAAACATTTGTCTCAGAACTACGATGAAGTATAATTAAATATGGGGAAAATTTCAAACCGCATTTAAAAAAACACACGTATGGAGGATATAATGAATAGGAATAATTTTCTAGAGATGATTGAACAGTCAAAAATTGCAAATCATAAAGAGTATTTATCTCAAGTGTTGAGGCCAGCAATTGATATACTTAGGAATAAAGATGCGGAACCACAATTGGGCTGTAGTCGGTTTGGAGGAGCACCTGATTTACCAGTTGGTAGCGAATGGCCAACGTATGAGGAGAAGCCGTATCGCTTCCTTGGCCAGATCAATTTCAAAGAAATCAATTCAACTGATAGAGATCTGCCATCGGAAGGACTTCTAAGTCTCTTTGTAGCAGATGATAATTATGATGATGATGCTTATCTAGAGGCGTTTGAGGACGGATATATTCATGGTATCTATATTCCTGAAACAACGAATCTAGAGACGATAATGCCGCCCCATGCAGATATTGGCATGACCACAGTGATTGAGTTTTTCCAGACTATTGATATTCCTTATGACGAATACCAGTTGAAGGACTGGCCTTTCGATGAAGTTCAGAGCGACATATACACTGAAATCCGGGATTCTCTACATAAAAGTTCGGACTATCTTTTAGGATACCCTTCTCATTATTCACTAGCATATGATCCAACGCCTGAAGGAGAATGGATCTCACTGTTAACAGTTGATTCGGATGATAGTCTTGAGTGGTGTTGGCATGACGGCGATAAATTAATGATATTTATCGAAACAGAACGACTGAAAAATTTAGACTTTAGTAGACTAAGGTCTGATGCAGGCTGAAGAGCAATTTCTAACTACAAACGCGCGCAATTGTTTAATAAGCTCTGTTTTCTTATTCAACTAACTGGTGTGTTAATTAAAAATCATTGAGTTGCATAGGCAGCTCTTTTTTCTTTATTAAACTCTCACGAAAGAACGTAATAATCTTTGATTCTCTGTGTATAGCGCGGGTTTTGCGCTAAATGGATGGCTAACGGGTAACCGATTTCTAGCATTGACTGGAACAAATATTCATATAAAAGGAGGGAGGGGCAGCATGAAAAATAAGTATAAAAAATTATTGATGTACTTATTTTCAATCGTGGTTATAATTATTATTTCTTTTGGTATTTATCAATATTCGACTCACTTTTCAACTCGTGATGAAGCAATTGAAAAATATATAACAACAGTGTTTGATAATGATTCTACACAGTTAATAGATGTTGTTGAAACTGATATTTCTAATACTTATTTTTTGTTATTAAGAACAAATGGTTCAGATATTATTAATACGACATCAAACGTGAAAATCCAAAATAACATATTTGGTTGGAAAGTCACTGCTGGGTATGAAAGTGCAAATGTAGATTTAGGTAAACATCTAATAGATAGAGAAACTAACACATTAAAATAATTCGTAACACTAATTGTTAAATCCTTATTGTGCTAACGGGGCAGAATAATTGAATTAAGCTAAAAATCGCCAAATTCAATTTTAGTATCGAGGAATTATGCTTTTTAGAATTAGAATTTCCCTTACATTGTAATTCCGCATTTTCTTAAACTACATCAAGTTGTATGTGTAAAATATCGCTTAAAAAAGTGCAAAATACCTCCTGAAGCAACCCGTCCTAGGTTAGAACGGGTTAGCTTTATTGAAATTATAAAATTAAATAGCTATATTGTCACTTTATATTACTTCATCTGGTGGTTGTGTCTTTCTCCACCCATAAAACTGCATGACGTCTTTTGATCATATAAATCATTTCAATTCCCACCTTTCATGTTTTTTAATTAACAAAATTAATATGGACGAATACGAATATAACTTTCTACTTTTCTTCGGTTCTCTTCAAAGATTTTTTTTACATTTTCATTATGAAGTGCTTTCTCAAGAGAGATCTCACGTTTAGTAATAGTTATCGTGAGAGCAAAAAAGTTTAATATCATTTATTATCACCTCCTTAAATTACCATGAAAAATGAAAAAAAACGTAGAGAGACTCCCCTACGGTGAAAAAAGGCACAAAAATACCGCAGGGGCACACTTCTCCCTGCGGTATGGGTATGCTTAATTACAAAAAAACTTAAGCGATCCATTCCAATCTGGTCGAATGTGTGATTTTCATTTTTACTGAAGTTGTAACTACCAATGACATCAATTTAACGATAACGATCATTTCATTCGACCTCCTTAAGAATTTTTTGTTTACTTTGGAAGTATATCCATCTTTAAGTTGTTTGTAAACATCTTTTACTAAGTTTTCCTGATTGTGTTAATGACTAGAAACACTCTTTGCTGCTTTACATTGTTAGTTACCTGATTTTTTCGGAGGAGCAAATAGAAGGTATAGAAGACTTAAAGCCAAAAAACATAATTATTATTAAGGCAGGGATTTCTGAAATGGTTTAGAATTATTAAATTTAAGGACAATTTAAAGGAAAACCTAAACAAAAACTGGATCTTTGGAATTTTAATGTACTTGAGAATTTTTGTACTTAAAGTAAAGGAGGCTTTAGTTGAAAACCAATCTTCAACAATTGGGCGCTTTTCTGGAATAAGGAAAGTGCTTTTTCCACTAAAGGGCAATATTGTGTGGCAATATAGTTATGTGCTAGTCCAAAACAGGAAAGCGTTGTGAAGAAATTTACTTAAACTAAACGAAGCAGGTTGCTCAATAATAAGGAGATTATAATTTTAAAAACTAATAAAACTAAGAAACTCATAGTATTTTATCAAAATGAAAAGATAAAGATTGTTGTTCCAGAACTTAGGTAAAGAGAATTTGAAGGGTTTTACCACAATTTTGATACAATAATAAGGATAAAGTTGACGGGTATGTTGGAGGTCTATGAAAAATGAAAAACGAAGAAAATAAGACAAATAAATACGTGC
Proteins encoded in this region:
- a CDS encoding HAMP domain-containing sensor histidine kinase — translated: MKLKNRIAYYFISRLFWLMLTWSLLIVITIILFSFFLGHNKTESTQLLINNVVEHTSVVDQKLSVSSKVKDALLKKKLWMQILDENGDEIFSFNKPQNIKEHYTPGELVSDYLYPDKKGYQLSTWYKTIENQNLTWVLGKPMSNNNPFFYWVNNLWILSIIILGILLALFFGRQLGAPLLHIVSWIENLSNNKYEEPFSIWKFNQKKRWRNKTKYRTYEELTQALSNLTSTLQRNSEDQKLLEKTREEWLTGVSHDLKTPLSVIKGYTVLLSSREYKWEQDKIRQFSEIMENRVAYMERLIEDFNLTFQLKNEAIPIQLEQNNLGHILQDVLEQLYGLPESKNKMFSFESSKEQIVFNMDVRYMKRAFENLIANCIKHNPPETNIKISLHEDLSQIRVLIEDDGVGMDQETIEHLFDRYYRGTSASSNNQGTGLGMAIARQIIIAHGGDIDIKSTPQLGTQYNITFPIEV
- a CDS encoding MarR family winged helix-turn-helix transcriptional regulator, with protein sequence MDQAACTTLTERDNLTAMHGWTISYLYKNQDKDVFQKDFERAFSIRKSTASRILKSMESNGLITRHSVPYDSRLKKIVLTEDALKIHDSIMIRRAMLEQKLLTGIPEEKLEVFFEVMDAMKENIES
- a CDS encoding ABC transporter ATP-binding protein, coding for MLKIFKYLKPKEWTLIVASIVFIVGQVWLDLKLPDYMSKITTLVQTEGSETSDIWAAGGKMLLCALGSMILAVIVGYFAARVATSLSKELRKGVFDKTLSFSMEEINGFSIASLITRSTNDITQIQQTVAMGLQVMIKAPILAVWAILKIMGKSWEWSAATGVAVLVLLILIGNLIIFVLPKFKIVQKLTDNLNRVTRENLTGIRVVHAYNAQAYQEEKFDKVNNSLTDTNLFVNRLMALMQPGMGLIMSGLTLSIYWIGAHLINNAGGMDRIGLFSDMVVFSAYAMQVVMAFMLLSMTFILLPRASVSAARINEVLDTPQTIIDGEMQSSPKGIEGEIELRNVSFKYPNAEDYVLKDISFTAHKGETVAFIGSTGSGKSTLINLIPRFYDVTEGEVLVDGINVKEYAQEALHNKIGYVSQKVVLFSGTVKSNVAYGGNGQTPSTDEEIKKAVEIAQGKEFVEKMDDEYDAAIAQGGTNLSGGQKQRLSIARAVNRNPEIFIFDDSFSALDYKTDRQLRSTLKKETKGATSLIVAQRIGTIKDADKIIVLDEGSIVGMGKHSELLKTCKTYQEIAYSQLSKEELENE
- a CDS encoding ABC transporter ATP-binding protein; the encoded protein is MSNIQTNKPRKGPGASGHMAAPGEKPKNFKKPWGKLIAYCKPYLPAIIFALVLAVVGTIFTIIGPNKLSEITDLITEGITGEIDIAAIGKIGMLLAILYGLSFIFNYIQAFIMATITQRVSKSLRTDISKKIDKLPLKYFDSTTYGDVLSRVTNDVDMIGQSLNQSIGSLVTAVVMFFGSLIMMFTINVTMTLSAVAATFVGFVLMTFIISKSRKYFTRQQQDLGRMNGHIEEIYSGHDVMKVYNGEKAAKQEFNEINESLFSSAWRAQFMSGMMMPLMIFIGNLGYVVVCVVGAALTMNGSITFGVIVSFMVYIRLFTQPLSQLAQAATSLQATAAASERVFEFLSEAELEDESDKKAILEAKDVEGNVEFKNVKFGYTKEKLIIKDFSAHIKAGQKVAIVGPTGAGKTTLVNLLMRFYEVDSGEIMIGDVPTKSISRKNVHDLFCMVLQDTWLFEGTVKENIVYNKENVTDEEVIAACKAVGLHHFIRTLPKGYDTILNDKTSLSVGQKQLITIARAMVKKAPLLILDEATSSVDTRTEALIQEAMDKLMVGKTSFVIAHRLSTIKNADLILVMKDGDVIESGNHEELIAEKGFYADLYNSQFENAS
- a CDS encoding YwqG family protein; this encodes MNRNNFLEMIEQSKIANHKEYLSQVLRPAIDILRNKDAEPQLGCSRFGGAPDLPVGSEWPTYEEKPYRFLGQINFKEINSTDRDLPSEGLLSLFVADDNYDDDAYLEAFEDGYIHGIYIPETTNLETIMPPHADIGMTTVIEFFQTIDIPYDEYQLKDWPFDEVQSDIYTEIRDSLHKSSDYLLGYPSHYSLAYDPTPEGEWISLLTVDSDDSLEWCWHDGDKLMIFIETERLKNLDFSRLRSDAG
- a CDS encoding YrzI family small protein is translated as MILNFFALTITITKREISLEKALHNENVKKIFEENRRKVESYIRIRPY